In Actinoplanes sp. NBC_00393, a single genomic region encodes these proteins:
- a CDS encoding acyl-CoA dehydrogenase family protein, with amino-acid sequence MDFAPSRLSTDMVDAMWRFMHERVLPAEPVWKAQLAELGEHATPPVLEDLKREARHRGLWNLFLPAVSGLSNLEYAPVAEVTGWSPVIAPEAINCQAPDTGNMELLHLFGTPEQKQRWLEPLLAGELRSAYAMTEPQVASSDATNIETSIVRDGADYVINGRKWWITGVADERCRVFIVMGKTDPAAPAHRQQSMIIVPRDTPGVEMVRDLPIFGYQDQHGHCEINFSDVRVPAANLLGEEGAGFALGQARLGPGRIHHAMRAIGMAERALALLVERARSRTAFGVTLAEQGVVQQLIADSRIEIDQVRLLVQKTAWLIDTHGARGARTEIAAIKVAAPAVATRVIDRAIEVFGGAGVSDDTPLAYFYAWARVLRIVDGPDAVHRRTIARQELGRAARDRLPAGR; translated from the coding sequence GTGGACTTCGCCCCGAGCCGGCTCTCCACCGACATGGTCGACGCGATGTGGCGGTTCATGCACGAACGGGTGCTGCCCGCCGAGCCGGTGTGGAAGGCGCAACTCGCCGAACTCGGCGAGCACGCGACCCCGCCGGTCCTGGAGGATCTGAAACGCGAGGCCCGCCATCGTGGCCTGTGGAACCTGTTCCTGCCGGCGGTGTCCGGGCTGAGCAACCTGGAGTACGCGCCGGTCGCCGAGGTCACCGGCTGGTCCCCGGTGATCGCGCCGGAGGCGATCAACTGCCAGGCGCCGGACACCGGCAACATGGAGTTGCTGCACCTGTTCGGCACACCGGAGCAGAAGCAGCGCTGGCTGGAGCCGTTGCTGGCCGGGGAGCTGCGTTCGGCGTACGCGATGACCGAACCGCAGGTCGCGTCCTCGGACGCCACCAACATCGAGACGTCGATCGTGCGTGACGGCGCCGACTACGTGATCAACGGCCGTAAGTGGTGGATCACCGGGGTCGCCGACGAGCGCTGCCGGGTCTTCATCGTGATGGGCAAGACCGACCCGGCCGCGCCGGCGCACCGGCAACAGTCCATGATCATCGTGCCGCGCGACACCCCCGGCGTGGAGATGGTCCGCGACCTGCCGATCTTCGGTTACCAGGATCAGCACGGGCACTGCGAGATCAATTTCAGCGATGTACGGGTACCCGCCGCGAACCTGCTCGGTGAGGAAGGCGCCGGTTTCGCCCTCGGCCAGGCGCGCCTGGGACCGGGCCGGATCCACCACGCGATGCGCGCGATCGGGATGGCCGAGCGGGCCCTGGCCCTGCTGGTCGAACGGGCCCGCAGCCGCACCGCGTTCGGGGTCACCCTCGCCGAGCAGGGCGTCGTCCAGCAGCTGATCGCCGACTCGCGCATCGAGATCGACCAGGTGCGGCTGCTCGTCCAGAAGACCGCCTGGCTCATCGACACCCACGGCGCCCGCGGCGCCCGCACCGAGATCGCCGCGATCAAGGTGGCCGCCCCGGCCGTCGCCACCCGCGTCATCGACCGCGCGATCGAGGTCTTCGGCGGCGCCGGGGTCAGCGACGACACGCCGCTGGCCTACTTCTACGCCTGGGCGCGGGTGCTGCGCATCGTCGACGGCCCGGATGCGGTCCACCGGCGCACCATCGCCCGCCAGGAACTCGGGCGCGCGGCCAGAGATCGACTGCCGGCCGGTCGCTAA
- a CDS encoding GNAT family N-acetyltransferase produces the protein MPVTLRPARDEDATTVATIWESAWRDGHLGHVTDELVAIRTPQDFRSRAAAMTARTTVASADGAIAGFVTIAGDEVEQVFVDAASRGSGIADALLTAAEQQIAAAGHQTAWLAVVAGNTRARRFYERRGWTDDGAFDYAAQRPGGTINVPCHRYVKRVAADSGRVAAGG, from the coding sequence ATGCCGGTGACCCTGCGGCCCGCCCGCGACGAGGACGCCACCACGGTCGCGACGATCTGGGAGTCGGCATGGCGCGACGGCCATCTCGGCCATGTGACCGACGAGCTCGTCGCGATCCGTACGCCGCAGGATTTTCGCAGCCGGGCCGCCGCGATGACCGCGCGCACCACGGTGGCCTCGGCGGACGGGGCGATTGCGGGCTTCGTGACCATCGCGGGCGACGAGGTCGAACAGGTCTTCGTCGACGCGGCGAGCCGCGGCAGCGGCATTGCCGACGCCCTGCTCACCGCGGCGGAACAGCAGATCGCCGCCGCCGGCCACCAGACGGCGTGGCTTGCCGTGGTCGCCGGCAACACCCGGGCGCGGCGCTTCTACGAGCGCCGCGGCTGGACCGACGACGGCGCCTTCGACTACGCGGCGCAGCGTCCGGGCGGCACCATCAACGTGCCCTGCCACCGGTACGTCAAGCGAGTCGCCGCCGACTCCGGACGCGTCGCAGCCGGCGGGTGA
- a CDS encoding OsmC family protein — protein MTDDTLRSVTVQRTSLGQYEVRNARGGTMTIGVGDGADFTPVELLLAALGGCTGADVDHIVSKRAEPDSFSVHVTADKIRDESGGNRLVNLAVQLHVTFPEGAGGDAARQMLPRAARMSHDRLCTVSRTVELGTAVDTRTEPPPAG, from the coding sequence ATGACGGACGACACCCTGAGGTCCGTGACGGTGCAGCGCACCAGCCTCGGCCAGTACGAGGTACGCAACGCCCGCGGCGGCACGATGACCATCGGCGTCGGGGACGGCGCCGACTTCACCCCGGTGGAGTTGCTGCTCGCCGCGCTCGGTGGCTGCACGGGAGCAGACGTCGACCACATCGTCAGCAAACGCGCGGAGCCGGACAGTTTCTCCGTCCACGTCACCGCCGACAAGATCCGGGACGAGAGCGGCGGTAACCGGCTGGTCAACCTGGCCGTGCAGCTGCACGTCACGTTCCCGGAGGGTGCGGGCGGCGACGCGGCCCGTCAGATGCTGCCCCGCGCGGCACGGATGTCGCACGACCGGCTCTGCACCGTCTCGCGGACGGTGGAACTCGGCACCGCGGTCGACACCCGCACCGAGCCGCCGCCCGCCGGTTAG
- a CDS encoding GNAT family N-acetyltransferase, which translates to MVIVRPATLADSQALAVVQTRTSQQVYRGVMPAAYLDRLDTSRRRQVWQQLLESERHPAGTLVLDDAADGVVGFVNVAPSSDADTDPGVVGEVRAVYVLPQHWGRGAGRLLMDAGLRRLADAGYRQVILWVLEANHRARRFYEAAGWRTDGASKTDDARGVPLTAIRYRRSLDGGSGLPAAGEAR; encoded by the coding sequence ATGGTGATCGTCCGACCAGCGACCTTGGCTGATTCCCAAGCGCTTGCTGTCGTGCAGACCCGCACCTCGCAACAGGTGTACCGCGGCGTGATGCCCGCGGCGTACCTGGACCGGCTCGATACGTCCCGGCGCCGGCAGGTCTGGCAGCAGCTGCTCGAATCCGAGCGGCACCCGGCGGGAACCCTCGTGCTGGACGACGCGGCTGACGGTGTCGTCGGGTTCGTCAACGTCGCACCGAGCAGCGATGCGGACACCGACCCCGGCGTTGTCGGTGAAGTCCGCGCCGTCTACGTCCTGCCGCAGCACTGGGGCCGCGGAGCCGGCCGGCTGCTGATGGACGCCGGCCTGCGCCGGCTCGCCGACGCCGGCTACCGGCAGGTGATCCTGTGGGTGCTGGAAGCCAACCACCGTGCCCGGCGCTTCTACGAGGCCGCCGGTTGGCGCACCGACGGGGCGTCGAAGACCGACGACGCCCGCGGCGTGCCCCTGACCGCGATCCGATACCGGCGCTCCCTCGATGGAGGGAGCGGGCTACCCGCGGCGGGGGAGGCCCGGTAA
- a CDS encoding MBL fold metallo-hydrolase, giving the protein MSIAAQIGGKASGARLARVEASPQFTAGRFRNTVPTATGLSLSAIPRVAVATLTGGAARRPHQAIPVVRTPSTDAQGLHVTWYGHSTAMIDIEGHRVLLDPVWSARCSPSQLAGPRRLHEPPVVLHELPPIDAVVISHDHYDHLDMTTIQTLARLHAATFVVPLGVGAHLERWGVPQDRIAELDWNESTHVGGLELVATPARHFSGRGLTRDETLWASWVIKGPTRKAFYSGDTGYFPGFAEIGAQHGPFDVTLVQVGAYGDDWADIHMVPEDGVATHLDVRGGLLIPVHWATFDLAPHRWSEPAERTWLEAKARGAQLAIPRPGERVDVDAPPEIESWWQQIA; this is encoded by the coding sequence ATGAGCATCGCAGCCCAGATCGGCGGCAAGGCGAGCGGGGCACGCCTCGCCCGCGTCGAGGCCTCACCGCAGTTCACCGCCGGCCGGTTCCGCAACACCGTGCCCACCGCCACCGGCCTCTCCCTGTCCGCAATCCCGCGGGTCGCCGTCGCCACACTCACCGGCGGCGCGGCGCGCCGCCCGCACCAGGCCATACCCGTCGTGCGCACGCCGAGCACGGACGCGCAGGGCCTGCACGTCACCTGGTACGGCCACTCGACCGCGATGATCGACATCGAGGGACACCGGGTGCTGCTCGACCCGGTGTGGAGCGCGCGCTGCTCCCCCTCCCAGCTGGCGGGCCCGCGCCGGCTGCACGAGCCGCCGGTCGTGCTGCACGAGTTGCCGCCGATCGACGCCGTGGTGATCTCTCACGACCACTACGACCACCTCGACATGACGACCATCCAGACCCTGGCCCGCCTGCACGCCGCCACCTTCGTGGTGCCGCTCGGCGTCGGCGCGCACCTGGAACGCTGGGGTGTGCCGCAGGACCGCATCGCCGAACTCGACTGGAACGAGAGCACCCACGTCGGCGGCCTGGAACTGGTCGCCACCCCGGCCCGGCACTTCTCCGGCCGCGGGCTCACCCGCGACGAGACACTGTGGGCCAGCTGGGTGATCAAGGGCCCGACCCGGAAAGCCTTCTACTCCGGCGACACCGGATACTTCCCCGGCTTCGCCGAGATCGGCGCGCAGCACGGCCCGTTCGACGTCACCCTGGTGCAGGTCGGGGCGTACGGCGACGACTGGGCGGACATCCACATGGTCCCCGAAGACGGCGTGGCCACCCACCTCGACGTCCGCGGCGGGCTGCTGATCCCGGTGCACTGGGCCACCTTCGACCTGGCCCCGCACCGCTGGTCGGAGCCGGCCGAACGCACCTGGCTGGAGGCCAAGGCCCGCGGCGCCCAACTGGCCATCCCCCGGCCCGGCGAGCGAGTTGACGTGGACGCCCCACCGGAGATCGAATCCTGGTGGCAGCAGATCGCCTGA
- a CDS encoding dipeptidase, whose amino-acid sequence MSFLWEQHCCLPLSRQADLGELARYQQPAGSYVSVNVGYAPHGYDEVIALLAHWRPRIAADDRFVLTHDIGDLDTARDTGRVAVAFDLEDSGPLDGRLDRVREFYDLGVRTMLPTYNNRNAAGGGCLDETDEGLTRYGRALIREMNDVGMVADGSHCGARTALDISDLSTKPMIYSHSCMRALWEHPRNITDDQAKACAATGGVVGITGIGIFLGPNDASLEAYVRHIDYAVDLVGPEHVGLSTDYSFDAEDANAAIRDNPELFPDWFTRWGPINFTPPEGLFAIAGALRARGYPDDAVAAILGGNFRRVAAECWT is encoded by the coding sequence ATGTCCTTCCTGTGGGAACAGCATTGTTGCCTGCCGCTGTCGCGGCAGGCCGACCTGGGCGAACTCGCCCGCTACCAACAGCCGGCCGGCAGCTACGTCTCCGTCAACGTCGGCTACGCCCCGCACGGCTATGACGAGGTGATCGCGCTGCTGGCGCACTGGCGGCCCCGCATCGCCGCCGACGACCGCTTCGTGCTGACCCACGACATCGGCGACCTCGACACCGCCCGCGACACCGGCCGCGTCGCGGTCGCTTTCGACCTGGAGGACTCCGGGCCGCTCGACGGCCGGCTGGATCGGGTGCGCGAGTTCTACGACCTGGGCGTACGCACGATGCTGCCGACCTACAACAACCGCAACGCGGCCGGCGGCGGCTGCCTCGACGAGACCGACGAAGGACTCACCCGCTACGGCAGGGCGCTGATCCGCGAGATGAACGACGTCGGCATGGTGGCCGACGGCTCGCACTGCGGGGCCCGGACCGCGCTCGACATCAGCGACCTCAGCACCAAACCGATGATCTACAGCCACTCCTGCATGCGGGCCCTGTGGGAACACCCGCGCAACATCACCGACGACCAGGCCAAGGCGTGCGCCGCCACCGGCGGGGTCGTCGGCATCACCGGTATCGGGATCTTCCTCGGCCCCAACGACGCGTCCCTGGAGGCCTACGTCCGCCACATCGACTACGCCGTCGACCTCGTCGGACCCGAACACGTCGGCCTGTCCACCGACTACTCCTTCGACGCCGAGGACGCCAACGCGGCGATCCGCGACAACCCGGAACTGTTCCCGGACTGGTTCACCCGCTGGGGACCGATCAACTTCACCCCGCCGGAAGGGCTGTTCGCCATCGCAGGTGCGCTGCGCGCCCGCGGCTATCCCGACGATGCCGTGGCCGCCATCCTCGGCGGCAACTTCCGCCGCGTCGCCGCCGAGTGCTGGACATAG
- a CDS encoding acyl-CoA dehydrogenase family protein — protein sequence MTDLYARRSLFDDEHEAFRDSVKEFVAREVAAHVDDWEEAAGIPRDVWRTAGELGYLGLPVPEEFGGGGVDDYRFRVAMIEETAKVGANSLAAGFAAQTDVVLPYFIDLAAGEQRKQWLPKLATGEHIGAIAMTEPGTGSDLKGIRTTAVRDGDDWVINGSKTFITNGIHADLVVVVARTGDGAFSLFVVESGTAGFTRGRKLRKLGLKAQDTAELNFDDVRVHTSALLGEQGRGLHALMSHLPLERLNIAVTACAGTRAALAWTIDYVRDRKAFGKQLAEFQNTQFAVAEMVTELEVTQAYVDDAVLRFNAGELSAVDAAKAKWWATEMHKRVVDRCLQLHGGYGYMLEYPIARAYADTRVTTIYGGTTEIMKLIIARDVLESR from the coding sequence ATGACCGACCTGTACGCCCGGCGCTCCCTCTTCGACGACGAGCACGAGGCCTTCCGCGACAGCGTGAAGGAGTTCGTCGCCCGCGAGGTCGCCGCGCACGTCGACGACTGGGAGGAGGCCGCCGGCATCCCCCGCGACGTCTGGCGGACCGCCGGCGAACTCGGCTACCTGGGCCTGCCCGTGCCCGAGGAGTTCGGTGGCGGCGGCGTCGACGACTACCGCTTCCGGGTCGCGATGATCGAGGAGACGGCGAAGGTCGGCGCCAACTCCCTCGCTGCCGGATTCGCCGCGCAGACCGACGTGGTACTGCCCTACTTCATCGACCTGGCCGCCGGTGAGCAGCGCAAACAGTGGCTGCCCAAGCTGGCCACCGGCGAGCACATCGGGGCGATCGCGATGACCGAGCCCGGCACCGGCTCGGACCTGAAGGGCATCCGCACCACGGCGGTCCGCGACGGCGACGACTGGGTGATCAACGGGTCGAAGACGTTCATCACCAACGGGATCCACGCGGACCTGGTCGTCGTGGTCGCGCGCACCGGCGACGGCGCGTTCAGCCTGTTCGTCGTCGAGAGCGGCACCGCCGGTTTCACCCGCGGTCGTAAGCTGCGCAAACTCGGCCTCAAGGCGCAGGACACCGCCGAGCTGAACTTCGACGACGTGCGGGTGCACACCAGCGCGCTGCTCGGCGAGCAGGGCCGGGGGCTGCACGCGCTGATGTCGCACCTGCCGCTGGAACGGCTCAACATCGCCGTCACCGCGTGCGCCGGCACCCGGGCCGCGCTGGCCTGGACGATCGACTACGTCCGGGACCGCAAGGCGTTCGGCAAGCAGCTCGCCGAGTTCCAGAACACCCAGTTCGCGGTCGCCGAGATGGTCACCGAGCTGGAGGTGACGCAGGCGTACGTGGACGACGCGGTGCTGCGGTTCAACGCCGGCGAGCTGTCCGCGGTCGACGCGGCCAAGGCCAAGTGGTGGGCCACCGAGATGCACAAACGGGTCGTGGACCGGTGCCTGCAGCTGCACGGCGGGTACGGCTACATGCTGGAGTACCCGATCGCCCGCGCCTACGCCGACACCCGGGTCACCACCATCTACGGCGGCACCACCGAGATCATGAAGCTGATCATCGCGCGTGACGTGCTGGAGTCGAGGTGA
- a CDS encoding phosphotransferase family protein, with protein sequence MKAALGPALAAALGDDAWLDVEASLIAGGKSNLTYRLRSAAGEVILRRPPDGELRPTAHDMGREIRVQKALTESPVPVPDILLADAGGDLLGVPSYVMSAVPGVVVRDALPPGFPADLRALARNLVDTLAAIHTVDVEKAGLADFGRAEGFLARQIRRWCRQWEAVGQDGVLAVDELASALAAAVPEHTATALVHGDFRLDNCVLDPATATINAVLDWEMSTLGDPLADLGLLLFYWREPGEQPWRLAPAITRTLGFPRRSEITAWYAEATGADLTHLRVYLAFAHLKFAVITEDINVRVRSGAMAGQDFGDLTGEAARIAEAGLDLLGRD encoded by the coding sequence GTGAAGGCCGCACTCGGTCCGGCGCTCGCGGCCGCCCTCGGCGATGACGCCTGGCTCGACGTCGAGGCGTCGCTCATCGCCGGCGGCAAGTCGAATCTGACCTACCGGCTGCGGTCCGCCGCCGGTGAGGTCATCCTGCGCCGCCCGCCCGACGGGGAGCTGCGGCCCACCGCGCACGACATGGGACGCGAGATTCGCGTACAGAAAGCGCTGACGGAATCGCCCGTACCCGTGCCCGACATTCTGCTCGCTGATGCCGGCGGCGACCTGCTCGGCGTGCCCAGCTACGTCATGTCGGCGGTGCCCGGCGTGGTGGTGCGCGACGCGCTGCCGCCCGGCTTCCCGGCCGACCTGCGCGCGCTCGCCCGCAACCTGGTCGACACCCTCGCCGCGATCCACACCGTCGACGTGGAGAAGGCCGGGCTGGCCGATTTCGGTCGTGCGGAAGGATTCCTCGCCCGGCAGATCCGGCGCTGGTGCCGGCAATGGGAGGCGGTCGGCCAGGACGGCGTGCTGGCCGTCGACGAACTCGCGTCCGCCCTCGCCGCCGCGGTGCCGGAGCACACCGCGACCGCGCTGGTGCACGGCGACTTCCGGCTGGACAACTGCGTGCTCGACCCGGCCACCGCCACGATCAACGCGGTCCTCGACTGGGAGATGTCCACCCTCGGTGACCCGCTCGCCGACCTCGGGCTGCTGCTGTTCTACTGGCGCGAACCCGGCGAGCAGCCGTGGCGGCTCGCCCCGGCGATCACCCGTACCCTCGGCTTTCCCCGGCGCTCGGAGATCACCGCCTGGTATGCCGAGGCGACCGGCGCGGATCTCACCCACCTGCGGGTCTATCTGGCGTTCGCGCACCTGAAATTCGCGGTGATCACCGAGGACATCAACGTGCGGGTCCGGTCGGGCGCGATGGCCGGGCAGGACTTCGGCGATCTCACCGGCGAGGCGGCGCGGATCGCCGAGGCCGGTCTCGATCTTCTCGGAAGGGACTGA
- a CDS encoding MBL fold metallo-hydrolase, translating to MNADLPVAPQWFRLTELDERTTLIEEPHVRPLLRANAWHLRGRDRDLLVDCGLGVTALAPLLRKRFGREPLLVVTHAHLDHMGSAHEFRQVGAHPLERVGDPVPGSLLGPVLAAQMGLDAPLPPVLLTAVPHHGYDPGAYRVRPADGTHPLTDGDHVDLGEHTLTVLHLPGHSPGSIVLFDEHDGTLFSGDVIYDDVLLDSLPGGDPQQYAHSLRRLRSLPVRLTRPGHGSSFGRNRLHHLIDGYLACVTG from the coding sequence GTGAATGCTGATCTGCCCGTGGCGCCGCAGTGGTTTCGGCTCACCGAACTGGACGAGCGCACCACCCTCATCGAAGAACCGCATGTCCGTCCCCTGCTGCGCGCCAACGCCTGGCACCTGCGCGGACGCGACCGCGACCTGCTCGTCGACTGCGGCCTGGGCGTCACCGCCCTGGCGCCCCTGCTGCGCAAACGCTTCGGCCGCGAACCCCTGCTGGTCGTCACCCACGCACACCTCGACCACATGGGATCGGCGCACGAGTTCCGTCAGGTCGGCGCCCACCCACTGGAGCGCGTCGGCGACCCCGTCCCGGGTTCCCTGCTCGGCCCGGTGCTGGCCGCCCAGATGGGCCTGGACGCACCGCTGCCACCGGTCCTGCTGACCGCCGTTCCGCACCACGGCTACGATCCCGGCGCCTATCGGGTCCGGCCCGCGGACGGCACCCACCCGCTGACCGACGGCGACCACGTGGATCTCGGGGAGCACACCCTGACGGTCCTGCACCTGCCCGGCCACAGCCCCGGCAGCATCGTGCTGTTCGACGAGCACGACGGCACGCTGTTCAGCGGCGACGTCATCTACGACGACGTGCTGCTGGACTCCCTGCCCGGCGGTGACCCGCAGCAGTACGCGCACTCCCTGCGGCGGCTCCGCAGCCTGCCGGTCCGGCTCACCCGCCCCGGACACGGATCCAGCTTCGGCCGGAACCGCCTGCACCACCTCATCGACGGCTACCTCGCCTGCGTCACTGGGTGA
- a CDS encoding TetR/AcrR family transcriptional regulator — MKTRPYHHGDLRSVLLTLAEVTLRDRGAGELSLRELAREAGVSPAAPSRHFKSKQTLLDALAMEGFHRLSGAMTGALEQTGDSFADRLAALVRTYLGFAGANAALLELMFARKHDPTASAELIASMQGLASMVTKLIEDGQRRGEVRAGEVELLAVPLIAVLQGLTTLALNGGVKAELVEQGIEETIAFLLRGYAC; from the coding sequence ATGAAGACCCGCCCTTACCATCACGGTGACCTGCGGTCCGTGCTGCTGACCCTGGCCGAGGTCACCCTGCGCGACCGCGGGGCCGGCGAGCTGTCGCTGCGCGAGCTGGCCCGCGAGGCCGGGGTCAGCCCGGCCGCGCCGAGCCGCCACTTCAAGAGCAAGCAGACGCTGCTCGACGCGCTCGCCATGGAGGGCTTCCACCGTCTCAGCGGCGCGATGACCGGGGCGCTGGAGCAGACCGGCGACTCGTTCGCTGACCGGCTCGCCGCGCTGGTGCGCACCTACCTGGGCTTCGCCGGCGCCAACGCGGCCCTGCTCGAGCTGATGTTCGCGCGCAAGCATGATCCCACTGCCTCCGCCGAGCTGATCGCTTCGATGCAGGGGCTGGCGTCGATGGTCACCAAGCTGATCGAAGACGGTCAGCGCCGAGGCGAGGTCCGGGCGGGCGAGGTGGAGCTGCTCGCCGTGCCGCTGATCGCCGTCCTGCAGGGTTTGACGACACTGGCGCTCAACGGCGGGGTCAAGGCCGAACTGGTCGAGCAGGGCATCGAGGAGACGATCGCCTTCCTCCTGCGCGGTTACGCCTGCTGA
- a CDS encoding methyl-accepting chemotaxis protein, which translates to MSGSPRPPRTQITASRNPIVGRLADFSVATKIFVSVLVVAVAALAIGALGIVRVNSLSDDIEEMKAEHVDALVQLSILRGASSDAWQNTFGWQAVPAAQKPTSRDMVKTAEDEFVTALDAYRTLAAGSPERTAAAQEVDDAFTYFQNLRDVVLFREAPAAGFEVPAADQISSAWTGTQVKLKEAIAKLQQTEGNESDEMAAAAVDSARSARTQMLIFMGIGLVLAVGLAAFVCRVIVRQLGSVSVSLAAVADGDLTVPAEVQARDELGGMAVAVNTARDSLRDMVGHLTTSAQILGQSTHRLTGATDRIGQSAQEASVQAEAVAAAAGTVSTNVQSVAAGSEEMGVSIREIAESANEAARVASEAVTVAETTNATVSKLGDSSAEIGNVIKTITAIAEQTNLLALNATIEAARAGELGKGFAVVASEVKDLAQETARATDDISRRVEAIQTDTTNAVAAIGEISQIIARINDYQVTIASAVEEQTATTGEMSRSVGDAAQGSTEIAGTITGVASAAQITTESLGEATTTVQELAGISAELQQVVGRFRI; encoded by the coding sequence ATGAGCGGGAGCCCGCGACCGCCGCGGACGCAGATCACGGCAAGTCGTAATCCGATCGTCGGAAGGCTCGCCGACTTCTCCGTCGCCACGAAGATCTTCGTCTCGGTGCTGGTCGTCGCGGTCGCGGCGCTGGCCATCGGCGCGCTCGGCATCGTCCGGGTGAACAGCCTCAGCGACGACATCGAGGAGATGAAGGCCGAGCACGTCGACGCTCTGGTTCAGCTCAGCATTCTGAGAGGTGCTTCGAGCGACGCCTGGCAGAACACCTTCGGCTGGCAGGCGGTGCCGGCAGCGCAGAAGCCCACCTCCCGCGACATGGTGAAGACCGCGGAAGACGAATTCGTGACGGCGCTCGACGCCTACCGGACGCTGGCGGCGGGCTCTCCCGAACGGACGGCCGCGGCCCAGGAGGTCGACGACGCGTTCACCTACTTCCAGAACCTGCGTGACGTGGTGCTGTTCCGGGAGGCACCGGCGGCAGGTTTCGAGGTGCCCGCCGCCGATCAGATCTCCAGCGCCTGGACCGGCACCCAGGTCAAGCTCAAGGAGGCGATCGCCAAGCTGCAGCAGACCGAGGGCAACGAGTCCGACGAGATGGCGGCCGCAGCCGTCGACTCAGCCCGCAGCGCCCGTACCCAGATGCTGATCTTCATGGGTATCGGCCTGGTGCTTGCTGTCGGCCTGGCCGCGTTCGTGTGCCGGGTCATCGTCCGACAGCTCGGCAGTGTCTCGGTCTCGCTGGCCGCGGTCGCCGACGGTGACCTGACCGTCCCTGCCGAGGTGCAGGCCCGCGACGAGCTCGGCGGGATGGCCGTGGCGGTCAACACCGCCCGCGACAGCCTGCGCGACATGGTCGGTCACCTCACCACCAGCGCGCAGATCCTCGGGCAGAGCACGCACCGGCTGACCGGCGCCACCGATCGGATCGGCCAATCGGCGCAGGAGGCGTCGGTCCAGGCAGAGGCTGTCGCGGCGGCGGCCGGCACGGTGTCGACGAACGTGCAATCGGTGGCCGCCGGCAGCGAGGAGATGGGCGTTTCCATCCGGGAGATCGCCGAGAGCGCCAACGAAGCGGCCCGGGTCGCCTCCGAGGCGGTCACCGTGGCCGAGACCACCAATGCGACCGTCTCCAAACTCGGTGACTCCAGTGCGGAGATCGGCAACGTCATCAAGACGATCACCGCGATCGCCGAGCAGACCAATCTGCTCGCCCTCAACGCCACCATCGAGGCCGCCCGGGCCGGCGAACTGGGCAAGGGTTTCGCCGTGGTCGCCAGTGAGGTCAAGGACCTGGCCCAGGAGACCGCCCGCGCGACCGACGACATCTCCCGTCGTGTCGAAGCCATCCAGACCGACACCACCAACGCCGTCGCCGCGATCGGCGAGATCTCGCAGATCATCGCCCGGATCAACGACTACCAGGTCACCATCGCCTCGGCGGTCGAGGAGCAGACCGCGACCACCGGTGAGATGAGCCGCAGCGTCGGCGACGCGGCGCAGGGCAGCACCGAGATCGCCGGTACGATCACCGGCGTCGCCAGCGCCGCGCAGATCACCACGGAGTCACTCGGCGAGGCCACCACCACCGTGCAGGAACTGGCCGGCATCAGCGCCGAACTGCAACAGGTGGTCGGCCGGTTCAGGATCTGA